The following coding sequences are from one Primulina eburnea isolate SZY01 chromosome 15, ASM2296580v1, whole genome shotgun sequence window:
- the LOC140815453 gene encoding uncharacterized protein, with the protein MTEHRENDRHIPPEAVPIRDHFQLAINNHYSGIARGTINTNNFELKPALINIVQQNQFARTANSDPHVHLRTFLEITVTVKINNVSDDIIRLRLYPFSLKDQIEISTYRQTDFEQLYEAWERYKELLRRCPNHGFEDWVQIELLYNGLNGPKRTTVDAAAGGTIFAKSPAQAYDLLEQMNINSHH; encoded by the exons ATGACTGAACACAGAGAGAATGACAGACACATCCCGCCAGAGGCTGTGCCTATCAGAGATCACTTCCAACTAGCGATCAACAATCACTACTCTGGTATTGCAAGAGGGACCATCAACACCAATAATTTCGAGTTGAAGCCTGCTCTAATCAATATAGTTCAGCAAAACCAGTTTGCTAGAACTGCCAATTCTGATCCTCATGTTCATTTACGGACATTCCTGGAGATCACGGTtacggtaaaaattaataatgtttctgatgatattattagattgCGCTTGTATCCATTTTCTCTCAAGGACCag ATTGAGATCAGTACTTACAGGCAAACTGACTTTGAGCAGCtctatgaggcatgggaaaggTACAAGGAGTTGTTGCGGAGGTGCCCgaatcatggttttgaagactgggtaCAGATTGAGCTTTTATATAATGGGTTGAATGGTCCGAAACGGACAACAGTGGATGCAGCGGCAGGTGGAACGATCTTTGCCAAGTCCCCTGCTCAAGCCTATGACTTGCTTGAGCAGATGAATATTAATAGCCACCACTGA